The sequence below is a genomic window from Candidatus Methylomirabilota bacterium.
CCTCCTCCTCGATGAGGCCCAGGTACTGGCGGAACTCCTCGATCGCCGGCGCGTGAGCGAGCGTGCCCTCCCGGCTGCGGGCCAGGAGCGACTCGGCGCACCCGGCGATCGTGGCCAGTGGGTTGTTCAGCTCGTGGGCGACCCCGGCCGCCAGCCGCCCCGCAGTGGTCAGGCGCTCGGTGAGCAGCATCTGGCGCTCCAGTCGCTTGGCCAACGTGATGTCCTCCACGAGCAGGACGAGGTGGTCGGTGGACGGCTCGATGGGCGCCGCGGTCAGGCGCAGGAGCTTCGTCCCGTCCCCGATCATCATCTCCACCTCGGTCGAGGCCACCCGGCGCGCGGCCAGGACGCCGCGCGCCAGCTCCTCTACGGCCGTGGCGCGCTCCGTGGACATCAGCTCGGTCAGGCGCGCACCCGCCGGCTCGCCGCATCCCAGCACCCGGGCGGCATGCCGGTTGGCGCGGACCACACGCAGCTCCGTGTCGAGCACGAACACTCCCAGCGGCAACGTTTCCAGCACGACCTCCACGAAGCGCTTCTGGCCGTCGAGCTCGCGGGTGCGCTCGGCGACCATACCTTCGAGCTGGGTGTACAGACGCGCGTGCTCCAGGGCGATGGCCGCCTGGTCGGCGAGGGCCAGCAGCAGCTCCTCTTCCGACGCCGAGAAATGATGGACGTCGCGCCGGAAGACGCTGAGGGTGCCCGTGATCCGGTCGCCCACCCGGAGCGGCACCGCCAGCATCGAGCGAAATCGAGTGAGCCGGGGAATGTCCGGATACTGGACGCGGCCGTCGGTGAACAGGTCAGCGCTCTTCACGGGGCGTCCTTCGCTGACCGCCCGACCGGTGATGCCTTCGCCGGCGCGCATCTGGATCTGCGTCAGCATCTCGTGCGGCAGATCCAGGCTGGCCAGGATGGTGAGCAGGCCGGTGGCTGGTTCCAGCGTCGCCACGCTGCACGATTCCACGCCCAGCACACGGCGCGCCTCGTCCAGGATGACCCGGATCGTTTGCTGGATGTCCAGACTGGCCGAGACCGCTCGCCCGGCCTGCAGGAGCGCACGCGTCTGGTCGGCATGCCGCCGGCTGTCCTCGTGCAACCGCCGCTGGTCGATGGCGGAGGCCAGGGGCAGGGCCAGGCCGCCCACGACCTCGCCGTCGGCGTCGTCGAAGGCGGCCGGGCGACGCGAGGTCAGCATGACCCCACCCGCCACCGTGCCGCGCGACATCAGGGGCACCAGGAGCGCCGAGCGGTAACCGCGGGCGGCCAAGGCTTGCCGGCTCAGCGGCGGCACAGTGGCGGCAGCGAGGTCATCCACCCGCACCGGCGTACCGCTGGCGGCCATCTGCGCGAGCAGCGTCCCCTCCAGCGGCATGCGGGTGTCCCGCCGGGCCCCCTGGCCGAGCGTGCGCGCCGGTAGATCGACGATGGTGAACTCTCGCCCCTCGGCCTCGATCAACGAGACGCCGATGGAATCGAACGACACCAGGCCGGCCACGCCCTCGGCGAAGGCGCGGTAGACGGCGTCGAGCGGCTCCCCCGAGCGGCCCAGGCGCGTGAGCTCGGTGGCGACGCGCATGCGCCGCATCTCACGGTGGTGGCGCCAGGCCTGCTCCACGGCCAGGCCCAGCTCGCGGGGCAGATCGCGGGGCAGCGTGGTCCGGGTCAGGCGGCCCAGCAGCGCCAGCTCGGCCCGGGCGCGACGGGGAGGGCCCAGGGGCACGCGCAGCAACACCGTCCGCTCCGGCACGCCGGCCGGCGCCACGCGGGCCAGTCGTAGCCCGCGGGCAGGCGGCCCGGCCAGGCGCCGGGCGAGCCAGTCTTCGACGGCTCGGGGCGCGCGGCCGCTCAACGCGGTGACCACCTGCGCCTCCGCCCGGTCGGGGCGATAGGCCAGCGCTCCGGCGGTGGCGCCGGTCAGGGTGAGCAAACGGCGCAGCGCCCGCTGCAGCCCTTCCTCCCAGGAGGCGCCGGTCTCGAGCTCCCTGACGACCGGGCCGCTGGCGATCACGGCAAACGCAACACGCGACCGGGCAGGCTGCCGGTGTGCTCACCGTCTCGGACGACCAGGCGGCCGTTCACCATGACGTGCTCGATGCCCGCCGGATAGCGGTGGGGATCGCCATAGGTGGCCCGATCGGCGACGAGCTTGGGATCGAACACCACGAGATCCGCGCGAGCGCCCACCCGGATGATACCGCGATCCTTGAGGCCGAGACGCCGGGCGGGCAATCCCGTCATCTTGTGGACCGCCTGGGCCAGCGACAGCACGCGCTGCTCACGGGCGTACTCGCCGAGCACCCGGGGAAAGGTCCCGTAGCTGCGCGGGTGGGGTTTGCCTTCCCCGAGCGGCCCGTTCGGGGCCAGGCTCGAGCCGTCGGAGCCGACCATCACGCGGGGGTGCTGCAGGGCCCGCCGCACGTCCTGCTCGTCGAGCTGGAAGAGGATCACGTACCCTCGACCGTCTTCGTCGGCGATGAGCTCGAGGGCCGCGTCCAGCGGATCCAGGCCTCGGGCGATGCCCACCTCGCTGAGCCGCCGGCCCTCGGCGTCCTTCCGCCGGGTGCAGGAAGCGACCATGATGTTCTCCCAGCCGATCCGATCGACCAGGCTCTGCCCGTTGGCGGGCGAGACGACGTCGCGCCGCACGCGCTGGCGCGTCTCGGGGTCGCGCAGCCGCGCCAGCATCGCGTCGATGCCGCCCTCCAGCGCCCAGTCGGGCAGCAACGTGCGCAGCGTCGTGCTGGACGCCGTGTACGGGTAGCAGTCAGCCGTCACGTCGAGACCGTCGGCGACCGCCGCATCGATGCGATCGAGAGCCGCACCGACCTGACCCCAGTTGGGCCGGCCGGCCGCCTTGATGTGGCTCACCTGCACCGGCAGATCCGCCTCACGCCCGATCCTGATCGCCTCGTCCACCGCCGTCACCAACGTGGACCCTTCCCCGCGGATGTGGCTGGCGTAGAACCCCCGCCGTCGCGCTCCCCGAGCGACGGCCACGATCTCGTCGGTGGTCGCATACGAGCCCGGCGCGTAGATGAGCCCCGTGGACAGTCCCCACGCGCCGTCCTCGACGGCCGCCTCCAGCATCCGCTGCATGAGCCCGAGCTCTCCCGCGCTCGGCGGCCGCCGGGCGAACCCCATGGCGGCCACCCGCAGCGTGCCGTGGCCGACGAGCTGAATCACATTGAGGCC
It includes:
- a CDS encoding GAF domain-containing protein, translating into MIASGPVVRELETGASWEEGLQRALRRLLTLTGATAGALAYRPDRAEAQVVTALSGRAPRAVEDWLARRLAGPPARGLRLARVAPAGVPERTVLLRVPLGPPRRARAELALLGRLTRTTLPRDLPRELGLAVEQAWRHHREMRRMRVATELTRLGRSGEPLDAVYRAFAEGVAGLVSFDSIGVSLIEAEGREFTIVDLPARTLGQGARRDTRMPLEGTLLAQMAASGTPVRVDDLAAATVPPLSRQALAARGYRSALLVPLMSRGTVAGGVMLTSRRPAAFDDADGEVVGGLALPLASAIDQRRLHEDSRRHADQTRALLQAGRAVSASLDIQQTIRVILDEARRVLGVESCSVATLEPATGLLTILASLDLPHEMLTQIQMRAGEGITGRAVSEGRPVKSADLFTDGRVQYPDIPRLTRFRSMLAVPLRVGDRITGTLSVFRRDVHHFSASEEELLLALADQAAIALEHARLYTQLEGMVAERTRELDGQKRFVEVVLETLPLGVFVLDTELRVVRANRHAARVLGCGEPAGARLTELMSTERATAVEELARGVLAARRVASTEVEMMIGDGTKLLRLTAAPIEPSTDHLVLLVEDITLAKRLERQMLLTERLTTAGRLAAGVAHELNNPLATIAGCAESLLARSREGTLAHAPAIEEFRQYLGLIEEEAYRCKEITASLLQFVREPGSRRAPADLNALVLKTIDLLSHQSRFKDRQFASALDPELPLVTINEGQLRQVFLGIAANALEAMGGEGTLHVRSRRLRDEVEVEFEDEGPGISDELLGRIFDAFFTTKPPGQGTGLGLAIAQGIVTDHGGRIEVTSRVGKGSVFRVVLPV
- a CDS encoding D-aminoacylase produces the protein MTQLDIKVEGATVIDGTGTAGGRTDLGIRDETIVALGDLSRESAGRTIHAAGRVVAPGFIDMHSHSDWRLWDNRRAESKIRQGVTTEVVGNCGFSPAPVSAEHLEDLRGFALYLPRGMDFRWRSVGEYLDAFDGEGTGLNVIQLVGHGTLRVAAMGFARRPPSAGELGLMQRMLEAAVEDGAWGLSTGLIYAPGSYATTDEIVAVARGARRRGFYASHIRGEGSTLVTAVDEAIRIGREADLPVQVSHIKAAGRPNWGQVGAALDRIDAAVADGLDVTADCYPYTASSTTLRTLLPDWALEGGIDAMLARLRDPETRQRVRRDVVSPANGQSLVDRIGWENIMVASCTRRKDAEGRRLSEVGIARGLDPLDAALELIADEDGRGYVILFQLDEQDVRRALQHPRVMVGSDGSSLAPNGPLGEGKPHPRSYGTFPRVLGEYAREQRVLSLAQAVHKMTGLPARRLGLKDRGIIRVGARADLVVFDPKLVADRATYGDPHRYPAGIEHVMVNGRLVVRDGEHTGSLPGRVLRLP